A portion of the uncultured Bacteroides sp. genome contains these proteins:
- a CDS encoding DUF5686 family protein, whose product MADDASSSYKPKVVSVDSILDKLMLYAPFYEKMIGEYKADVYVKGKVNVKKKNELLRFVPFMFRMEKNVRKYIVESSSDLHFTAPGIYDQKLKACLGTVKNMDDFGADIADYFHIHVYSATLFHKKLLSPLAPNGRRYYSYRIDSILVDSGKVSYRIEFAPKSRSYQLVNGYMIVSNDVWSVREIYFAGRSEYRFFDNLIKMGDVGADNEFLPVRYDVNTTFRFLWNVVESHYTALLNYHSIEYQQVQHRYKKEKKVYDLTESYTLKCDTNAFSVDSLPFKRLRPIKLSEDEKRLYKESELRNDTLMHNIPFETKRWAVFGQAGDFLTSKYSVNILRMGTIKCSPIINPFLLSYSGNDGVSYRQAFKYNRLFAGDRLLSVVPKVGYNFKRKELYWSANSDFDYWPRKKAAVHLSFGNGNRIYSSDVLDELESIPDSIFDFNKIQLAYFRDLYLNFSHSLEITNGLTLSLGLSAHRRSAIQSSNLAPIDSLILGTKIKNRYVSFAPRVRLDWTPGQYYYMNGDRKVNLYSDYPTFSVDWERGIKGVFNSSGQYERFELDIQHQRSIGLMRSIYWRFGCGAFTDQKQMYFVDFANFSKSNLPIGWNDDIGGVFQLLDRRWYNSSRKYVRGHFTYEAPFLMLPHIVKYSRNVLNERLYASVLVVPHLKPYLEFGYGIGTHIFDLGVFVSNVNGKFSQVGCKFTFELFNR is encoded by the coding sequence ATGGCTGATGATGCTTCTTCTTCCTATAAACCTAAAGTTGTGTCTGTCGATTCTATCTTGGATAAGCTGATGCTTTATGCTCCGTTTTATGAAAAAATGATTGGTGAGTATAAGGCTGATGTATATGTGAAGGGGAAAGTAAATGTTAAAAAGAAGAATGAATTGCTACGTTTTGTTCCATTTATGTTTAGAATGGAAAAGAATGTACGCAAATATATCGTGGAGTCATCTTCCGATTTGCATTTTACGGCTCCGGGTATTTATGATCAGAAGTTAAAAGCTTGCCTTGGTACAGTAAAAAACATGGATGATTTTGGCGCAGATATCGCTGATTATTTTCATATTCATGTCTATTCAGCAACCTTATTCCATAAGAAATTGTTATCTCCGCTTGCTCCAAATGGTCGAAGATATTATTCTTACCGGATTGATTCCATTTTAGTTGATTCGGGGAAGGTTAGCTATCGAATAGAATTTGCCCCTAAAAGTCGAAGTTACCAATTGGTGAATGGGTATATGATCGTGAGTAATGATGTGTGGAGTGTGCGTGAGATTTATTTTGCGGGCAGATCAGAATATCGCTTTTTTGATAATCTCATAAAGATGGGAGATGTGGGGGCGGATAATGAATTTCTTCCGGTTCGCTATGATGTAAACACGACGTTCCGCTTTTTATGGAATGTTGTTGAAAGTCACTATACGGCTCTATTAAATTACCATTCAATTGAATATCAACAAGTACAACATCGATATAAGAAAGAAAAGAAGGTCTATGACTTGACGGAATCATATACGCTGAAGTGTGACACGAATGCTTTTAGTGTGGATAGCTTGCCTTTTAAAAGGTTACGGCCGATTAAGTTATCAGAAGACGAAAAACGGTTATACAAAGAATCTGAGTTGCGTAACGATACATTGATGCATAATATTCCGTTTGAGACTAAAAGATGGGCAGTGTTCGGACAAGCCGGGGATTTTCTTACGAGCAAGTATTCTGTAAACATCCTTCGGATGGGAACGATTAAATGTTCTCCGATAATCAATCCGTTTCTTCTTAGTTATAGTGGAAACGATGGTGTGTCTTATCGACAGGCATTCAAATATAATCGTCTTTTTGCGGGCGATAGGCTACTGAGTGTTGTCCCCAAGGTTGGTTATAACTTTAAGCGAAAGGAACTGTATTGGTCTGCCAATTCCGATTTTGATTACTGGCCACGTAAAAAAGCGGCGGTCCATCTTAGTTTTGGTAATGGTAACCGGATTTATAGCAGTGATGTGCTTGATGAACTGGAAAGCATTCCTGACAGTATTTTCGATTTTAATAAAATCCAATTAGCCTATTTCCGTGATTTATACTTGAACTTTAGTCACAGCCTTGAGATAACGAACGGGTTGACATTAAGTTTAGGATTATCGGCGCACAGGAGGAGTGCTATTCAAAGTTCAAATCTGGCTCCTATTGATTCTTTAATTCTCGGTACTAAGATTAAAAATAGATACGTCAGTTTTGCACCTAGAGTCCGATTGGATTGGACGCCGGGTCAATACTATTATATGAACGGAGATCGGAAAGTAAATCTTTATTCAGATTATCCTACTTTTTCAGTCGACTGGGAGCGTGGGATTAAAGGCGTTTTTAATAGTTCCGGACAATATGAAAGATTTGAATTGGATATTCAACATCAACGCTCCATTGGTTTGATGCGAAGTATTTATTGGCGTTTTGGCTGTGGAGCATTTACAGATCAAAAACAAATGTATTTTGTCGATTTTGCTAATTTCAGTAAGAGTAATCTTCCAATAGGTTGGAATGATGATATTGGCGGTGTCTTTCAATTGCTTGATAGGCGTTGGTATAACTCTTCTCGAAAATACGTTAGAGGACATTTTACTTATGAAGCTCCTTTTTTGATGTTGCCTCATATTGTAAAATATAGTCGTAATGTGCTCAATGAGCGTTTATACGCCAGTGTTTTGGTGGTGCCGCATTTAAAACCGTATTTGGAATTTGGTTATGGCATCGGTACACATATTTTTGATTTAGGTGTTTTTGTTAGCAATGTAAACGGCAAGTTTTCTCAGGTTGGTTGCAAATTCACTTTCGAGTTATTCAATCGCTAG
- the mazG gene encoding nucleoside triphosphate pyrophosphohydrolase has translation MHTREEKMEAYGRFLDILDELRVKCPWDKKQTNESLRPNTIEETYELCDALMRDDKKEICKELGDVLLHVAFYAKIGSETGDFDMKDVCDRLCEKLIYRHPHVFGEVKAETAGQVSDNWEQLKLKEKGGNKSVLSGVPAALPSLIKAYRIQDKARHVGFDWQEKEQVWDKVKEEFDELQVEIADMDTDKAEAEFGDLFFSIINAARLYGIDPDNALERTNQKFIRRFNYLEERTIKVGNNLKDMTLEEMDVIWNEAKKLGL, from the coding sequence ATGCACACTAGAGAAGAAAAGATGGAGGCCTACGGGCGTTTCCTCGATATATTGGACGAGCTGCGGGTGAAGTGTCCCTGGGACAAAAAACAGACCAACGAGAGTCTGCGCCCAAATACGATTGAAGAGACATACGAGCTTTGTGACGCACTGATGCGTGATGACAAAAAGGAGATATGCAAGGAACTGGGCGACGTGTTGCTGCATGTGGCTTTCTATGCGAAGATTGGTTCGGAAACGGGCGATTTTGACATGAAGGATGTATGCGACCGCTTGTGTGAGAAACTGATTTATCGCCATCCACACGTGTTTGGTGAGGTAAAGGCGGAAACCGCCGGACAGGTATCCGACAATTGGGAACAATTGAAGTTAAAAGAGAAGGGCGGCAACAAGAGTGTGCTGAGCGGAGTGCCTGCTGCCCTGCCCTCACTGATCAAAGCATACAGAATACAGGACAAAGCCCGCCACGTTGGATTCGACTGGCAGGAGAAAGAGCAAGTATGGGACAAGGTAAAAGAGGAGTTTGATGAATTGCAGGTAGAGATTGCCGACATGGACACGGATAAGGCGGAAGCTGAATTTGGCGATCTGTTCTTTAGCATCATCAATGCTGCCCGTCTTTATGGCATCGATCCGGACAATGCACTGGAACGGACCAATCAAAAATTCATTCGTCGTTTCAACTATCTGGAAGAACGCACCATCAAAGTGGGTAACAATCTGAAAGACATGACGCTCGAAGAGATGGATGTCATCTGGAATGAAGCAAAAAAATTGGGGCTATAA
- a CDS encoding DUF4810 domain-containing protein: MRKYLLLLLVVTAFTSCTTTTPALYGWDNYVDASYKYYKKQTPEAKEELIKTYEDMINRPKGSRRVVPPGICAEYGYFLLQNGKKDEGLAMLQKEKELYPESKTFMDRLINQFSK; encoded by the coding sequence ATGAGAAAGTATCTTTTATTGCTCCTTGTAGTTACGGCTTTTACTTCATGTACCACTACTACCCCAGCCTTGTACGGTTGGGATAATTATGTAGATGCATCCTATAAATATTATAAGAAACAGACTCCTGAGGCCAAAGAGGAGTTGATAAAAACGTATGAAGATATGATTAACAGGCCAAAGGGTTCTCGTCGGGTTGTTCCCCCGGGCATTTGTGCCGAGTATGGCTATTTTCTACTTCAGAACGGCAAGAAAGATGAAGGTCTTGCCATGCTTCAAAAAGAGAAAGAGCTCTATCCCGAATCGAAAACCTTTATGGATCGTCTCATTAATCAATTCTCAAAATGA
- a CDS encoding T9SS type A sorting domain-containing protein, giving the protein MKKLFSSILLFSFLSFSVAFAKEEPKLQSSKDLQSPIILSVTGTTLHVQNVAPGSLMEIYDVVGIKVVSIRLDSADKTIGLNLAKGYYILKVSNVVRKIVIK; this is encoded by the coding sequence ATGAAAAAACTGTTTTCGTCCATTCTCTTATTTAGCTTTCTGTCTTTTTCTGTGGCATTTGCCAAAGAAGAGCCCAAACTACAATCTTCTAAAGATTTGCAGTCTCCGATTATTCTCAGTGTGACGGGAACGACGCTTCATGTGCAGAACGTGGCGCCCGGCTCTTTGATGGAAATATATGATGTTGTCGGGATAAAAGTTGTTTCAATTCGTCTGGATTCTGCCGATAAGACGATTGGCTTAAACCTGGCTAAAGGATATTACATTTTGAAAGTATCGAATGTAGTAAGGAAGATCGTTATAAAGTGA
- a CDS encoding CsgG/HfaB family protein, which translates to MKRSFFILLFICVACGIQAQRKVVEVESATSQTDTGKALKRKVAIGRFSNETQYAKGLFYDKENDPMGKQALDILSAKLAASGKFLLLERNDMTKLLAEASASPDGFQKIGADYMIIGSITQFGRKNVGDVKIFSTTKTQMVEAAVSIRLVDVSTGLIIYSDEAKGDAELKTKSTMGVGGRADFDATLSDKAISAAISQLVENIINKCTNKPWRAYFLSYDTDAIIVSGGATQGISAGDVFAVKTKGKTVKNPQTGINIELPGKTVGKVEVVSVGGDTPETEYSIVSLKEGNIDGTKLQDYFIEEIK; encoded by the coding sequence ATGAAAAGAAGTTTTTTTATTCTATTGTTTATCTGCGTTGCCTGCGGAATACAAGCACAACGTAAAGTTGTAGAAGTAGAATCTGCGACATCACAGACAGACACAGGTAAAGCCCTTAAACGAAAAGTGGCTATCGGGCGTTTCTCTAATGAAACTCAGTATGCCAAGGGGCTGTTTTATGACAAAGAGAACGATCCGATGGGTAAGCAAGCGCTGGATATCTTATCGGCTAAGTTGGCTGCTTCCGGAAAGTTTCTTCTTCTGGAGCGCAACGATATGACTAAACTTCTTGCTGAAGCGAGTGCTTCTCCGGATGGCTTTCAGAAGATCGGAGCCGACTATATGATTATTGGTTCTATCACTCAATTCGGACGTAAAAACGTGGGTGATGTGAAAATCTTCTCTACCACAAAAACTCAGATGGTGGAAGCTGCCGTAAGTATTCGTTTGGTGGATGTTTCTACCGGCTTGATTATCTATTCGGACGAAGCCAAAGGGGATGCTGAGCTGAAAACCAAATCGACAATGGGGGTTGGCGGACGAGCTGATTTTGATGCTACCCTTAGCGACAAAGCTATTTCGGCGGCTATCTCTCAGTTGGTGGAGAACATCATTAATAAATGTACCAATAAGCCTTGGAGGGCCTACTTCCTTTCTTATGATACCGATGCGATTATTGTGTCGGGCGGAGCAACACAAGGTATTTCAGCAGGAGATGTTTTTGCGGTGAAGACCAAGGGTAAAACGGTGAAGAATCCTCAGACAGGGATTAATATTGAGCTACCCGGCAAAACGGTGGGCAAAGTGGAAGTCGTTTCTGTTGGCGGAGATACTCCCGAAACAGAGTATTCCATTGTCAGCCTCAAAGAAGGAAATATAGATGGAACAAAATTGCAGGACTATTTTATAGAGGAGATTAAATAA
- the rpsA gene encoding 30S ribosomal protein S1 translates to MENLKNIAPIEDFNWDAYENGEIFVGASHEELENAYDATLNKVNDQEVVDGTVIAMNKREVVVNIGYKSDGIIPLNEFRYNLDLKVGDTVEVYIENQEDKKGQLVLSHRKARATRSWDRVNAALENEEIIKGFIKCRTKGGMIVDVFGIEAFLPGSQIDVKPIRDYDVFVGKTMEFKVVKINQEFKNVVVSHKALIEAELEQQKKEIIGKLEKGQVLEGTVKNITSYGVFIDLGGVDGLIHITDLSWGRVSDPKEVVELDQKLNVVILDFDDEKKRIALGLKQLTPHPWDALDPNLKVGDKVSGRVVVMADYGAFIEIAAGVEGLIHVSEMSWSQHLRSAQDFMKVADTVEAVVLTLDREERKMSLGIKQLKQDPWETIEEKYPVGSKHTAKVRNFTNFGVFVEIEEGVDGLIHISDLSWTKKVKHPSEFTQIGADIDVQVLEIDKDNRRLSLGHKQLEENPWDVFETVFTVGSVHEGTIIEMLDKGAVVALPYGVEGFATPKHLVKEDGTQAQLDEKMEFKVIEFNKDAKRIILSHSRIFEDVAKSEERAEKRTVTKKANTSSNNNNSNNNRKEESAPSIQNQAASTTLGDIDALAALKEQMESGK, encoded by the coding sequence ATGGAAAATTTAAAAAACATTGCTCCGATTGAAGATTTCAATTGGGATGCGTATGAAAACGGTGAGATCTTTGTTGGTGCTAGCCACGAAGAATTAGAAAACGCTTACGATGCTACGCTTAACAAAGTGAATGACCAAGAGGTTGTTGACGGTACTGTAATCGCGATGAACAAACGTGAAGTTGTTGTTAACATCGGTTACAAATCAGACGGTATCATTCCTTTGAATGAGTTCCGTTACAATTTGGATTTGAAGGTTGGTGATACTGTAGAAGTATACATCGAAAACCAAGAAGACAAAAAAGGACAATTAGTATTGTCTCACAGAAAAGCACGCGCTACTCGTTCTTGGGATCGTGTTAATGCTGCTCTGGAAAATGAAGAAATTATCAAGGGATTCATCAAGTGCCGCACGAAGGGTGGTATGATTGTTGACGTATTCGGCATTGAAGCATTCTTGCCGGGTTCTCAAATTGATGTGAAACCTATCCGCGACTACGATGTATTCGTTGGAAAGACTATGGAATTCAAGGTGGTTAAAATTAACCAGGAATTCAAAAACGTAGTTGTATCTCACAAGGCTCTTATTGAAGCTGAATTGGAACAACAGAAGAAAGAAATTATCGGTAAGCTCGAAAAAGGTCAGGTTCTTGAAGGAACAGTTAAGAATATCACTTCTTACGGTGTATTCATCGACCTTGGTGGCGTAGACGGTTTGATTCACATCACTGATCTTTCTTGGGGCCGCGTAAGCGATCCGAAAGAGGTGGTTGAACTAGACCAGAAGTTGAACGTTGTTATTCTTGACTTTGATGACGAGAAAAAACGTATTGCTCTAGGTTTGAAACAACTTACTCCACATCCATGGGATGCTCTTGATCCTAACTTGAAAGTAGGAGATAAGGTTTCAGGTAGAGTTGTTGTTATGGCTGATTACGGCGCATTTATTGAAATAGCTGCAGGTGTTGAAGGTTTGATTCACGTTTCAGAAATGTCTTGGTCACAACACTTACGTTCTGCTCAGGATTTCATGAAGGTTGCTGATACAGTTGAAGCTGTAGTCTTGACCCTTGATCGTGAAGAACGCAAAATGTCTTTGGGCATCAAACAATTGAAACAAGATCCATGGGAAACAATCGAAGAGAAGTATCCTGTAGGTTCTAAGCATACTGCTAAGGTTCGTAACTTTACTAACTTTGGTGTATTCGTAGAAATTGAAGAAGGTGTTGACGGATTAATCCATATTTCAGATCTTTCTTGGACTAAGAAGGTGAAACATCCATCAGAGTTTACTCAGATTGGTGCGGATATCGATGTTCAAGTATTGGAGATCGACAAAGACAACCGTCGCTTGAGCCTTGGTCACAAGCAATTGGAAGAAAATCCTTGGGATGTATTCGAAACAGTATTTACTGTAGGTTCTGTACACGAAGGAACAATCATCGAAATGCTTGATAAGGGTGCTGTTGTAGCTCTTCCTTATGGCGTTGAAGGTTTTGCAACTCCAAAACATTTGGTTAAAGAAGACGGAACTCAAGCTCAACTTGACGAAAAAATGGAGTTCAAAGTGATTGAATTCAACAAAGATGCTAAGAGAATTATTCTTTCTCACAGCCGTATCTTTGAAGATGTTGCTAAGTCGGAAGAAAGAGCAGAGAAGAGAACTGTAACGAAGAAGGCAAATACTTCTTCTAACAACAACAATAGTAACAATAATAGGAAAGAAGAATCAGCTCCATCTATTCAGAATCAAGCTGCTTCTACTACCTTGGGTGACATTGACGCTCTTGCCGCTTTGAAAGAACAAATGGAATCAGGAAAGTAA
- a CDS encoding ribonuclease Z yields MEKFELHILGCGSALPTTRHFATSQVVNMRDKLFMIDCGEGAQMQLRRSRLKFSRLNQIFISHLHGDHCFGLLGLISTFSLLGRTAELYIHSPKGLEELFAPMLDFFCRNLSYKVIFREFDTKQPSLIYEDRSVTVTTIPLQHRIPCCGFLFAEKPGLNHILRDMIDFYEVPLYEINRIKNGADYVTPEGVVVPNTRLTTPPDPVRRYAYCSDTIFREKIIEQVKGVDLLFHEATFAQSELARARETYHSTAEQAAFIGREAGVKKLVIGHFSARYEDEELLLREASAVFPSTILAKEGLCVQI; encoded by the coding sequence ATGGAGAAATTTGAATTACATATTCTTGGTTGTGGCTCTGCACTGCCCACTACACGTCATTTTGCTACATCACAAGTCGTGAACATGCGGGATAAGCTTTTTATGATTGATTGTGGTGAAGGAGCTCAGATGCAACTTCGCAGATCGCGATTGAAGTTTTCTCGTCTGAATCAGATCTTTATCTCTCACTTGCATGGCGATCACTGTTTTGGACTGCTCGGACTGATTTCTACTTTCAGTCTGCTAGGACGTACCGCCGAACTGTATATCCATTCTCCAAAAGGGCTTGAGGAATTGTTTGCCCCGATGCTCGACTTTTTTTGTCGTAACCTGTCTTACAAAGTGATATTCCGTGAGTTTGATACAAAACAACCATCCTTAATCTATGAGGATCGCTCTGTTACAGTAACGACCATCCCTTTGCAGCACCGCATTCCCTGTTGTGGCTTTCTGTTTGCCGAGAAACCGGGTTTGAACCATATTCTTCGAGATATGATTGATTTTTATGAAGTTCCACTTTACGAAATTAACCGCATAAAGAATGGAGCGGACTATGTAACTCCCGAAGGCGTTGTTGTGCCCAATACTCGTTTGACGACACCGCCCGATCCTGTGCGTAGGTATGCTTATTGCTCTGACACCATCTTTCGGGAAAAAATCATTGAGCAGGTGAAAGGAGTTGATTTACTTTTTCATGAAGCAACGTTCGCACAGAGCGAGTTGGCCCGCGCACGCGAAACTTACCATTCTACAGCGGAACAAGCCGCTTTTATTGGCAGAGAAGCCGGAGTTAAGAAGCTGGTGATAGGTCACTTCTCCGCCAGGTATGAGGATGAAGAACTTCTGCTTCGTGAAGCATCCGCTGTTTTCCCGTCAACAATATTGGCTAAAGAGGGACTTTGTGTTCAAATATAA
- a CDS encoding sigma-70 family RNA polymerase sigma factor has product MNSYSEREVLALLQEESTQKKGFEMIVAEYSEQLYWQIRRMVLSHDDANDILQNTFIKAWINIDYFRAEAKLSTWLYRIALNECLTFLNKQRATNTVDIDDPEVMVDQKLESDPYFSGDRIELLLQKALLSLPEKQRLVFNLKYYQEMKYEEMSDILGTSVGALKASYHHAVKKIEKFLEETD; this is encoded by the coding sequence ATGAATTCTTATAGTGAACGAGAAGTTCTGGCGCTTCTTCAAGAGGAAAGCACCCAGAAGAAAGGATTTGAGATGATTGTTGCAGAGTATAGCGAGCAGCTATACTGGCAGATTCGACGCATGGTGCTTTCTCATGATGATGCTAACGACATACTTCAAAATACATTTATTAAAGCCTGGATCAATATTGACTACTTCCGTGCGGAGGCAAAACTTTCTACCTGGCTCTACCGCATTGCGCTCAATGAATGCCTTACTTTCCTGAATAAACAGCGTGCGACGAATACGGTTGATATTGACGATCCTGAAGTGATGGTTGATCAGAAACTGGAAAGTGACCCTTATTTCTCAGGAGACCGCATCGAATTATTGCTCCAAAAGGCTCTTCTTTCCTTACCGGAAAAACAACGTTTGGTTTTTAACTTGAAATATTATCAGGAAATGAAATACGAAGAGATGTCGGACATTCTCGGTACATCTGTGGGAGCTTTAAAAGCGTCTTATCATCATGCGGTGAAGAAGATAGAAAAGTTTTTAGAGGAAACGGATTAA
- a CDS encoding DUF3810 domain-containing protein gives MKRSRIIRYVLLVLLLLTVWVTQHTPAMGEGYARLVYPVIALCLSSFSRFVPFSFGDLFITLSVTGVILYPIYGRYKKVRWGKILLRDVEYLLWVYVWFYLAWGLNYSQKNFYQRTGTEYVKYSPETFREFTKEYVQILNEAYVPVDAIDKVVVAKEISLGYNRMYDSLGVNRPFTSAPKVKAMMFSWASSAVGITGYMGPFFCEFNLNKNLLPVDYPSTYAHELAHFWGITGEAEANFYAYQICTRSTNAKVRFSGYFSVFNHVMRNAKGLLAEADYKELADLVRPEIKELAEKNYKHWMAMYNPLIGDVQDWIYDLYLKGNKIESGRKNYSEVVGLLISWNEKTKIEDLRRIIIKNKYAH, from the coding sequence ATGAAGCGAAGCCGGATTATACGATATGTTCTCTTAGTTCTTCTTTTATTGACGGTATGGGTTACGCAGCATACTCCGGCAATGGGCGAAGGATATGCACGCTTGGTCTATCCTGTCATTGCGCTTTGCCTCTCTTCGTTCTCCCGCTTTGTCCCCTTCTCGTTCGGCGATCTGTTTATCACACTAAGCGTTACCGGAGTGATTCTCTATCCCATATACGGACGATACAAGAAGGTGCGATGGGGAAAAATTTTACTGCGTGACGTGGAGTATCTGCTTTGGGTGTACGTGTGGTTCTATCTGGCTTGGGGATTAAATTATTCGCAAAAGAACTTTTATCAACGCACGGGAACGGAGTATGTGAAGTATAGTCCGGAGACTTTCAGGGAATTCACAAAGGAGTATGTTCAGATCTTAAATGAGGCGTATGTGCCTGTAGATGCTATAGACAAAGTGGTGGTGGCCAAAGAGATTAGCTTGGGGTATAACAGGATGTATGATTCCCTGGGAGTGAACCGCCCGTTTACTTCTGCACCAAAGGTGAAAGCCATGATGTTCAGTTGGGCCAGTTCGGCGGTGGGAATCACAGGATACATGGGGCCGTTCTTCTGCGAGTTTAACCTGAACAAGAATTTGCTTCCTGTAGATTATCCGTCAACGTATGCGCATGAATTAGCACACTTCTGGGGCATCACCGGTGAAGCGGAGGCTAACTTTTATGCTTATCAGATCTGCACCCGGTCGACAAACGCGAAGGTGCGCTTTAGTGGTTATTTCTCGGTATTCAACCACGTGATGAGAAATGCGAAAGGGTTATTGGCGGAAGCGGATTATAAGGAGTTGGCGGACTTGGTGCGCCCCGAGATAAAAGAGTTGGCCGAGAAGAATTACAAACACTGGATGGCCATGTACAACCCGCTTATAGGCGATGTGCAAGACTGGATATACGACCTCTATCTGAAGGGAAACAAGATAGAAAGCGGACGAAAGAATTACTCGGAGGTAGTGGGATTACTAATCTCCTGGAACGAGAAAACAAAAATAGAAGATCTTAGAAGAATCATTATTAAAAATAAATATGCACACTAG
- a CDS encoding GNA1162 family protein, translating to MKKIIYFALIATLFASCGTTSDLTRGKNYPKMYADKPTTILVMPPINKTVNVEAKEYFYTSMMVPLCEKGYYVISPFLAMDLLKSESAYDSELYLEGNLAPFKNVFGADVALFTVINKWSKSAIGSTITVEIEYILKSTSSNEILFNRKGTLVVDTSINSGGNAGLLGALVDMAASAINTALTDKVIAARRCNNFVLYDLPDGVYAPMFDKDQNTPAGGIDFSGQVSQ from the coding sequence ATGAAAAAGATCATCTATTTTGCACTCATAGCAACGCTGTTTGCTTCATGTGGCACTACCAGCGATTTAACGCGTGGTAAGAATTACCCTAAGATGTACGCCGATAAACCGACTACTATCTTGGTGATGCCTCCTATTAATAAAACTGTCAATGTAGAGGCGAAAGAATATTTCTACACTTCCATGATGGTTCCGCTTTGCGAAAAAGGATATTATGTTATCTCTCCGTTTTTGGCTATGGACTTGTTGAAGAGTGAGAGTGCTTATGATAGCGAACTGTATCTGGAGGGGAATCTCGCTCCTTTCAAAAATGTTTTTGGTGCTGATGTGGCCTTGTTCACGGTGATAAACAAGTGGAGTAAATCGGCTATTGGCAGTACCATTACCGTAGAGATCGAATACATCTTGAAGTCGACAAGCAGCAACGAGATACTATTTAATCGCAAAGGTACACTTGTCGTGGATACAAGTATCAACTCCGGAGGTAACGCCGGGTTGCTTGGCGCGCTTGTTGACATGGCTGCTTCGGCCATTAATACTGCACTGACCGATAAGGTGATCGCTGCCCGTCGCTGCAATAATTTTGTGCTTTACGATCTGCCGGATGGGGTGTATGCTCCTATGTTTGATAAAGATCAGAATACTCCCGCAGGTGGCATTGACTTTTCGGGCCAGGTGAGCCAATAA
- a CDS encoding SIMPL domain-containing protein (The SIMPL domain is named for its presence in mouse protein SIMPL (signalling molecule that associates with mouse pelle-like kinase). Bacterial member BP26, from Brucella, was shown to assemble into a channel-like structure, while YggE from E. coli has been associated with resistance to oxidative stress.), with product MKNWRIEALLIAIGLFLVGYQIKTGITGFRDKDRVVSVKGLAEMEVQADKVIWPLMYKELGNDLLVLYNTMNAKNKLIVAFLKKNGIAEGEITIAPSEILDMQAERYNSTPSVYRYNATSVITVTSKNVLKVRKLMSEQSELLKQGIAIAGGDYRYSVVYEFTGLNKVKPQMIEEATKNARVSADKFAHDSESELGKIRDASQGQFTISDRDANTPFIKNIRVVTTINYYLKN from the coding sequence ATGAAAAACTGGAGAATTGAAGCATTACTTATTGCTATTGGTTTATTTTTAGTTGGATACCAGATAAAGACTGGTATAACAGGGTTTAGAGACAAAGATCGGGTTGTCAGTGTGAAAGGACTTGCAGAAATGGAAGTACAGGCTGATAAAGTGATATGGCCATTGATGTATAAAGAATTGGGTAATGATTTGCTTGTTCTTTACAATACCATGAATGCCAAAAATAAATTGATTGTTGCTTTTCTGAAAAAGAATGGCATTGCAGAAGGAGAAATAACCATCGCACCTTCTGAAATACTTGATATGCAAGCCGAAAGATATAACTCGACTCCCTCGGTTTATCGATATAATGCTACTTCTGTGATAACTGTAACGTCAAAGAATGTACTTAAAGTACGCAAACTGATGTCTGAGCAGTCTGAATTACTGAAGCAAGGTATTGCTATTGCCGGTGGTGATTATCGTTATAGTGTGGTGTATGAATTCACGGGCCTAAATAAAGTGAAACCTCAGATGATAGAGGAAGCAACCAAAAATGCGCGCGTATCAGCCGACAAATTTGCGCACGATTCTGAAAGTGAGCTGGGTAAAATAAGAGATGCCTCCCAAGGGCAGTTTACGATCTCTGACAGGGATGCAAATACCCCTTTTATAAAGAATATCCGGGTAGTAACGACGATAAACTATTATTTGAAGAACTAA